In Canis lupus baileyi chromosome X, mCanLup2.hap1, whole genome shotgun sequence, one DNA window encodes the following:
- the BGN gene encoding biglycan: MPTMWPLWLVASLLALSQALPFEQKGFWDFTLDDGLPMLNDEEASGAETTSGVPDLDALTPTYSAMCPFGCHCHLRVVQCSDLGLKAVPKEISPDTMLLDLQNNDISELRADDFKGLHHLYALVLVNNKISKIHEKAFSPLRKLQKLYISKNHLVEIPPNLPSSLVELRIHDNRIRKVPKGVFSGLRNMNCIEMGGNPLENSGFEPGAFDGLKLNYLRISEAKLTGIPKDLPETLNELHLDHNKIQAIELEDLLRYSKLYRLGLGHNQIRMIENGSLSFLPTLRELHLDNNKLSRVPSGLPDLKLLQVVYLHTNNITKVGVNDFCPVGFGVKRAYYNGISLFNNPVPYWEVQPATFRCVTDRLAIQFGNYKK; this comes from the exons ATGCCCACCATGTGGCCCCTGTGGCTCGTCGCCTCCCTGCTGGCCCTGAGCCAGGCCCTGCCCTTTGAGCAGAAGGGCTTCTGGGACTTCACCCTGGACGACGGGCTGCCCATGCTGAACGACGAGGAGGCTTCAGGCGCTGAGACAACTTCAGGCGTCCCGGACCTGGACGCCCTCACGCCCACCTACAGCGCCATGTGTCCTTTTGGCTGCCACTGCCACCTGCGGGTTGTTCAGTGCTCCGACCTGG GTCTGAAGGCCGTGCCCAAGGAGATCTCACCCGACACAATGCTGCTGGACCTGCAGAACAACGACATCTCAGAGCTCCGCGCCGATGACTTCAAGGGCCTCCACCACCTCTAC gctctCGTCCTGGTGAACAACAAGATCTCCAAGATCCACGAGAAGGCCTTCAGCCCCCTGCGGAAGCTGCAGAAGCTCTACATCTCCAAGAACCACCTGGTGGAGATCCCTCCCAACCTGCCCAGCTCCCTGGTGGAGCTCCGCATCCATGACAACCGCATCCGCAAGGTGCCAAAGGGCGTGTTCAGCGGGCTGCGAAACATGAACTGCATCG AGATGGGCGGGAACCCCCTGGAAAACAGTGGCTTTGAGCCTGGAGCCTTCGATGGCCTGAAGCTCAACTACCTGCGCATCTCTGAGGCCAAGCTCACCGGCATCCCCAAAG ACCTCCCCGAGACCCTGAATGAACTCCACCTGGACCACAACAAAATCCAGGCCATCGAGCTGGAGGACCTGCTCCGTTACTCCAAGCTGTACAG GTTGGGCCTGGGCCACAACCAGATCCGCATGATCGAGAACGGGAGCCTAAGCTTCCTGCCCACCCTGCGGGAGCTGCACTTGGATAATAACAAGCTGTCCAGGGTGCCTTCCGGCCTTCCGGACCTCAAGCTCCTGCAG gtGGTGTACCTGCACACCAACAACATCACCAAGGTGGGCGTCAACGACTTCTGCCCTGTGGGCTTCGGGGTCAAGCGGGCCTACTACAACGGCATCAGCCTCTTCAATAACCCCGTGCCCTACTGGGAGGTGCAGCCGGCCACTTTCCGCTGCGTCACTGACCGCCTGGCCATCCAGTTTGGCAACTACAAAAAGTAG